The Methanoplanus sp. FWC-SCC4 genome has a window encoding:
- a CDS encoding sensor histidine kinase — protein sequence MVVFNDDIGDTAGKGGVLESQNDDIRFIDDDYLLNADGEDAGLMRDYDKILEENDYLKKEIQYRVRSNLAIINGVMNLEISSCDDERIKGILQDSMSRIISMSFAYENIYNSDDISVFDMENFIRNLSHSFIEYYSPDSVISINVDTKGLGIIADDSVSFALVINDLFIISLKHSLCGRSSGRIGIKSVRSDDGFVRIVFSDDGSGQGAGFDIKTSKLPEVCTVKSLVERYFEGELNYNFAGNPEWEIVIPESKFNSS from the coding sequence ATGGTGGTTTTTAATGATGATATAGGTGACACTGCCGGTAAAGGCGGTGTTCTGGAAAGTCAGAACGATGACATTCGTTTTATTGATGACGACTATCTGCTTAATGCGGATGGTGAAGATGCTGGTCTGATGAGGGATTATGATAAAATCCTTGAGGAAAATGATTATCTTAAAAAGGAGATTCAGTACCGTGTCAGGAGCAATCTTGCCATAATAAACGGGGTAATGAATCTCGAAATATCCAGTTGCGATGATGAGAGGATTAAGGGTATTTTGCAGGATTCAATGTCGAGAATAATCTCAATGTCTTTTGCATATGAAAATATATACAACAGCGATGACATCTCCGTTTTTGATATGGAGAATTTTATCAGAAATCTTTCACACAGTTTTATTGAATATTACTCTCCGGATTCGGTTATATCAATAAATGTGGACACAAAGGGGCTTGGCATAATAGCCGATGATTCGGTATCCTTTGCTCTTGTGATAAACGATCTTTTTATAATTTCACTAAAGCACTCACTTTGCGGCAGAAGTTCGGGCAGAATCGGGATTAAATCTGTCAGGTCGGATGACGGTTTTGTAAGGATTGTTTTCTCAGATGACGGTTCGGGCCAGGGGGCCGGTTTTGACATAAAAACTTCAAAATTACCGGAAGTCTGCACTGTAAAAAGCCTTGTGGAGAGGTATTTTGAAGGGGAGCTGAATTATAATTTTGCGGGGAATCCTGAATGGGAGATAGTGATCCCGGAATCAAAATTTAATTCATCCTGA
- a CDS encoding AAA family ATPase produces the protein MNSSNIELLFKAHISKNDELFNELALNLIKEEEMKNHHLVANRLKKILENDNSYINKSNLIKRNLPPIPRDNEKGFPLLEIKKDYYNWNDLIVDSKLTEILKEVVRENKKSQILASYGLKPKNKILLSGPPGTGKTLTAKILSSEMNYPLLIVRFDSVISSFLGETSSNLRKIFDYIEKGKWVVLFDEFDIIGKKRDDPTEHGEIKRVVNNFMLMLENYTGDSILLASSNHPQILDEAVWRRFDEVLIYYLPDVESREKIFKKCFKILHRESSINYKMLAEETEGFSGSDIEQVSIRAMKNSLLDGEKRLSQDYIEKSIQRQKDNLRFKGSMKNGGSFTFKDL, from the coding sequence ATGAACTCCTCAAATATTGAATTATTATTCAAGGCACATATCTCAAAAAATGATGAACTATTTAATGAGCTTGCCTTGAATTTAATAAAAGAAGAGGAGATGAAGAACCATCATCTTGTAGCTAACAGGCTGAAGAAAATTTTAGAAAATGATAATTCTTACATTAATAAGTCTAATTTGATCAAGCGTAATTTACCTCCGATTCCAAGAGATAATGAAAAAGGATTTCCATTACTTGAAATAAAAAAAGATTATTATAATTGGAATGATTTGATAGTTGATTCTAAATTAACTGAAATTTTAAAAGAAGTAGTCAGAGAGAATAAAAAATCTCAAATACTTGCTTCATATGGCTTAAAACCAAAAAATAAAATTCTTCTAAGTGGTCCTCCTGGAACAGGTAAGACATTAACTGCTAAAATTTTAAGTTCTGAAATGAATTACCCCTTACTAATAGTAAGGTTTGATTCCGTAATATCATCTTTCCTTGGTGAAACTTCTTCAAATTTAAGGAAAATATTTGATTATATTGAAAAAGGAAAATGGGTTGTTCTTTTTGATGAATTTGACATAATTGGTAAAAAAAGAGATGATCCAACTGAACACGGCGAGATAAAGCGAGTTGTTAATAATTTCATGTTGATGCTTGAAAATTACACTGGAGATAGTATTCTTCTTGCATCAAGTAATCATCCTCAAATTCTTGATGAAGCCGTATGGCGCCGATTTGATGAAGTTTTAATTTATTATCTTCCGGATGTTGAATCAAGGGAAAAGATATTTAAAAAATGTTTTAAAATACTTCATAGAGAATCTTCAATAAATTATAAAATGCTTGCTGAAGAAACTGAAGGATTTTCAGGTTCAGACATTGAACAGGTTTCAATCAGGGCTATGAAAAATTCTCTTTTGGATGGAGAAAAACGACTATCGCAGGATTATATTGAAAAGTCCATTCAAAGGCAGAAAGATAATTTGAGGTTTAAAGGAAGTATGAAGAATGGCGGATCATTTACCTTTAAAGATTTATAA
- a CDS encoding S8 family peptidase, with protein MADHLPLKIYNKEFQRKKKNGGGGSFVPREDRSKFSDVETHRLNGIKETQYTKKEELNDYFDPNLIFKIIFKKDVSDYEVEKFLKNCSLDYLSTLDSVDKQKSIRVAFAENGDINTLLGRIERYGSGENQYSEFEIIDYFDKLEPDDKTGEKLKENPLTDKFEFLDLEIWQMKPDKIKDSIEKIEKFIISNNGEVTDKLKSNNLTLLRIKINKEIFDELIEFPAVSFIERIPKVKIICQEEFDNDIQNYNTGSTPDSDSPAIIVFDSGIISGHPLLKNGVGDEISGEYLIDPEKYENKYSDDVGHGTGVAGIALFGDIESRLESLNFTPEVYILSCKVLFKEEDENLGEVRGTFSDRILLQNQISEGINHFTDKYPENQKVINLSFNDSKEFYKSQHQTQIAAFIDEIASESDCIFVISAGNQESAQLIKYPEGLLKDFKDIKITDPASSAYALSVGSIAQSYIQSDYQSSFMPSPDYPSPYTRVGPGLNDMIKPDFVEVGGNLPQNILPNIYTKEDPGVVVFNHNHIENNKLFRIEIGTSYSAPMVSYYAAHLWKKYPQFNNNTIKALLLSSAEYPFSRPKPLDVNLYSKTPPKSSDRDNLLNVYGYGKPNFEHAISSELNHVCLLAEATISINGVRLFEFFVPEEFNSTHGERSISASLVYNPPIRRNRKDYFGLSLGFKLFKNTDAETIGNTAKFIEGNNEFDTSKIDEIELRPGLQQRSKGLHQKGSIITTEEIDFSRDKPLVLGVFCTGKWLRKEEHPDYLQDFSVVVSVRHKAEIDLYNSIEQHVRERIRF; from the coding sequence ATGGCGGATCATTTACCTTTAAAGATTTATAATAAAGAATTCCAGAGGAAAAAAAAGAATGGCGGCGGGGGTTCATTTGTTCCACGGGAAGATAGATCCAAATTCTCAGATGTTGAAACTCATCGATTAAATGGGATAAAAGAAACGCAATACACAAAAAAAGAGGAATTAAATGATTATTTTGATCCAAATCTGATTTTTAAAATTATTTTTAAAAAGGACGTTTCTGATTACGAAGTTGAAAAATTTTTAAAAAATTGCTCTCTGGATTATCTCTCAACACTTGATTCTGTTGATAAACAAAAATCCATCAGAGTTGCATTTGCAGAAAATGGTGATATCAATACTTTGCTTGGAAGAATTGAGAGATATGGTTCCGGAGAAAATCAGTATTCTGAGTTTGAGATAATAGATTACTTTGACAAGTTAGAACCAGATGATAAAACCGGAGAAAAACTAAAGGAAAATCCACTCACAGACAAGTTTGAATTTCTTGATCTTGAGATATGGCAGATGAAGCCGGATAAAATTAAAGATTCCATTGAGAAAATAGAGAAATTTATAATCAGCAATAACGGTGAAGTCACGGATAAACTGAAATCTAATAATCTGACTCTGCTTAGAATAAAAATTAATAAGGAAATATTTGATGAATTAATTGAATTTCCAGCTGTAAGTTTTATTGAGAGAATTCCAAAAGTAAAGATTATTTGTCAGGAAGAGTTTGACAATGATATCCAAAATTACAATACCGGTTCAACTCCTGATTCTGATTCTCCGGCAATAATTGTTTTTGACAGTGGTATAATTTCAGGTCATCCTCTTTTAAAAAATGGAGTGGGTGATGAGATCTCAGGTGAGTATCTGATTGATCCTGAAAAGTACGAGAACAAATATTCAGATGATGTAGGACATGGAACTGGTGTTGCCGGAATAGCATTATTTGGAGATATTGAAAGCAGGCTTGAATCTTTGAATTTTACTCCGGAAGTCTATATTCTTTCATGTAAGGTTCTTTTTAAAGAAGAAGATGAGAATCTCGGAGAGGTTAGAGGAACATTTAGTGATAGAATTCTTCTTCAGAACCAGATTTCAGAGGGAATAAATCATTTTACAGATAAATATCCTGAAAATCAAAAAGTGATCAATCTCTCATTCAATGATTCCAAAGAATTTTATAAATCCCAGCACCAGACTCAAATTGCAGCATTCATTGATGAAATTGCGTCTGAAAGTGATTGTATTTTTGTTATTTCAGCAGGTAATCAGGAATCTGCCCAATTGATTAAATATCCTGAGGGCCTGTTAAAGGATTTTAAAGATATTAAGATAACTGATCCGGCTTCATCTGCTTATGCACTGTCTGTTGGGTCAATTGCTCAATCATATATTCAGAGTGATTATCAGAGTTCATTTATGCCCAGTCCGGATTATCCTTCTCCTTATACAAGAGTAGGACCTGGTTTAAACGATATGATAAAACCAGATTTTGTGGAAGTAGGTGGAAATTTACCACAAAATATATTGCCTAATATTTATACAAAAGAAGATCCTGGTGTAGTAGTATTCAACCACAATCATATTGAGAACAATAAATTATTCCGAATTGAAATAGGAACCAGTTATTCAGCTCCAATGGTTTCATATTATGCTGCCCATCTATGGAAAAAGTACCCTCAGTTTAATAATAATACAATTAAGGCTCTGTTACTTTCTTCAGCTGAATACCCATTTTCAAGGCCAAAACCACTGGATGTTAATCTATATTCCAAAACACCTCCAAAATCATCTGACAGAGATAATCTGTTAAATGTATATGGTTATGGGAAACCAAATTTTGAACATGCAATTAGTTCAGAATTAAATCATGTTTGTCTTCTTGCAGAAGCAACTATTTCGATTAACGGGGTGAGGTTATTTGAATTCTTTGTTCCTGAAGAGTTCAATTCAACTCATGGTGAGAGATCAATATCTGCTTCTTTAGTTTATAACCCGCCCATCCGGAGAAACAGAAAGGATTATTTTGGTCTCTCACTTGGTTTTAAGCTCTTCAAAAATACTGATGCTGAAACAATTGGGAATACTGCAAAATTCATTGAGGGCAATAATGAATTTGATACTTCAAAAATTGATGAAATTGAGTTAAGACCCGGATTACAACAACGCTCTAAAGGATTGCATCAGAAAGGCTCAATAATTACAACTGAAGAAATTGATTTCAGTAGAGACAAGCCATTGGTTTTAGGTGTGTTTTGCACAGGAAAATGGTTAAGAAAGGAGGAACACCCTGATTATTTACAGGATTTTTCAGTTGTCGTTTCAGTAAGGCATAAAGCAGAGATCGACCTTTATAATTCAATTGAACAGCATGTAAGGGAAAGAATAAGATTTTAG
- the nifU gene encoding Fe-S cluster assembly scaffold protein NifU, whose amino-acid sequence MDYSETVMDHFENPRNMGVIEDADGIGEEGNPQCGDIMKIYIKVKENIIADVKFQTFGCGAAVASSSMATELIKGKTLEEAWELSNKAVADALEGLPPQKMHCSVLAEDAIHKAINDYRTKQGLEPWEETGRTGHHH is encoded by the coding sequence ATGGATTACAGCGAGACCGTTATGGATCATTTTGAGAACCCGAGAAACATGGGAGTAATTGAGGATGCCGACGGCATCGGAGAGGAAGGAAACCCGCAGTGCGGCGATATCATGAAGATTTACATCAAAGTAAAGGAGAACATAATCGCTGATGTGAAGTTTCAGACCTTCGGATGCGGAGCTGCCGTTGCATCAAGCAGTATGGCAACCGAGCTCATCAAGGGAAAAACGCTTGAAGAGGCATGGGAGCTTTCAAACAAGGCGGTTGCAGATGCCCTTGAGGGTCTTCCACCGCAGAAAATGCACTGCTCCGTACTTGCAGAGGATGCAATCCACAAGGCAATCAATGATTACAGGACAAAGCAGGGCCTCGAACCCTGGGAAGAGACAGGCCGCACGGGACACCATCACTAA
- the nifS gene encoding cysteine desulfurase NifS, whose amino-acid sequence MDENKRIVYMDYAATTPTRPEVAAVMTEFMTEHFGNPSSLYDIAKTSKEAVTKAREQVASAINAKPKEIYFTSGGTESDNWAIKGTAFANQEKGKHIITSSIEHHAVSRACEWLEKQGFEITYLPVDRYGVVNPKDVEAAIRDDTILITIMFANNEIGTIEPIAEIGKIAREKGVLFHTDAVQAVGHVPIDVEAMNIDMLSMSGHKFYGPKGTGALYIGRKVKIDPLMHGGDQERRRRAGTENVPGIVGLGLAIELAVAEMNESSSRISAMRDRLIENLLKVPASHLNGHPEDRLPNNVNIVFEYIEGESILLMLNRKGIAASTGSACNSASLEPSHVLTACGIPAEIVHGSLRLTLGDQNTEDDVDYVLGIIPEIVQRLRNMSPLTPAELRG is encoded by the coding sequence ATGGACGAGAATAAGCGTATTGTTTACATGGATTATGCAGCTACCACACCCACACGGCCTGAGGTGGCAGCGGTGATGACAGAGTTTATGACAGAGCATTTCGGAAACCCTTCATCACTTTACGATATTGCAAAGACCTCAAAAGAAGCTGTTACAAAAGCACGGGAACAGGTTGCATCGGCAATAAACGCAAAACCAAAGGAGATTTATTTCACAAGCGGCGGAACCGAGTCTGACAACTGGGCAATCAAGGGGACTGCCTTTGCAAATCAGGAGAAGGGAAAGCACATAATCACTTCCTCAATCGAGCACCACGCGGTATCGAGGGCATGCGAGTGGCTCGAAAAACAGGGATTTGAGATTACATACCTTCCGGTCGACAGATACGGCGTTGTAAATCCAAAGGATGTTGAGGCTGCAATCAGGGATGACACAATTCTGATTACAATAATGTTTGCAAACAACGAGATCGGAACAATTGAACCAATCGCAGAGATCGGAAAAATTGCAAGGGAGAAAGGGGTTCTGTTTCACACGGACGCAGTCCAGGCAGTCGGACATGTGCCAATAGATGTCGAGGCGATGAACATCGACATGCTCTCCATGTCGGGCCACAAGTTCTACGGACCGAAAGGAACGGGGGCACTCTACATAGGAAGGAAGGTTAAAATCGATCCACTGATGCACGGCGGTGATCAGGAGAGAAGAAGACGTGCGGGAACGGAAAATGTTCCTGGCATCGTCGGCCTCGGACTTGCAATAGAGCTTGCAGTCGCTGAAATGAACGAGAGCAGCAGCCGTATCTCGGCAATGAGGGACAGGCTGATTGAAAACCTGCTAAAAGTCCCGGCAAGCCACTTAAACGGACACCCGGAAGACAGACTTCCAAACAACGTCAACATTGTGTTTGAATACATCGAAGGGGAGTCAATTCTCCTGATGCTGAACAGAAAAGGGATAGCTGCATCGACCGGAAGTGCCTGCAATTCGGCATCCCTTGAACCATCACACGTCCTTACAGCATGCGGAATTCCGGCAGAGATTGTACACGGGTCTTTAAGGCTTACACTCGGAGACCAGAACACTGAAGATGATGTGGACTATGTACTTGGAATCATTCCGGAAATCGTGCAGAGGCTCCGGAACATGTCACCGCTGACACCGGCAGAACTGAGGGGGTAA
- a CDS encoding threonyl-tRNA synthetase editing domain-containing protein produces the protein MRIVSIHVDYMKYTAVRPTKVAEELTEKEAEMTDGVVLMSCIEKMDEINPGMVVESATANIQKRLLKIGCRRVMIYPYAHLTSSLASPDTAIMILKGLEESLKNNGLEVSRAAFGWYKEFEMKSKGHPLADLSMTICPYEGRDCDYHCPYCKSPVRKEDLLED, from the coding sequence ATGCGAATCGTTTCAATTCACGTTGACTACATGAAATACACGGCAGTACGCCCGACAAAGGTTGCAGAAGAGCTGACAGAGAAAGAGGCTGAGATGACAGACGGGGTTGTCCTGATGTCATGCATCGAAAAGATGGATGAGATAAACCCGGGAATGGTTGTGGAAAGTGCAACCGCAAATATCCAAAAAAGGCTTTTAAAAATCGGATGCAGGAGGGTGATGATATACCCGTACGCCCATCTTACAAGCAGTCTTGCATCGCCTGATACGGCAATAATGATTCTGAAAGGACTCGAAGAATCGCTAAAAAATAACGGCCTTGAGGTTTCGAGAGCTGCTTTCGGGTGGTACAAGGAGTTTGAGATGAAGAGCAAGGGTCATCCTTTAGCAGACCTCTCAATGACAATATGTCCATATGAAGGCCGCGACTGTGACTACCACTGCCCGTACTGCAAAAGTCCGGTCAGAAAAGAGGATCTTCTCGAAGACTGA